Proteins from one Hyperolius riggenbachi isolate aHypRig1 chromosome 2, aHypRig1.pri, whole genome shotgun sequence genomic window:
- the LOC137544744 gene encoding protein kinase C theta type-like has translation MLRCCKRRRKLNLRLEVQQPSAQPATATPGPTPPARRSRAHAAVRSIRAFLGRLFRCCRPAPSTGRSSGAQEYLISDDFGHVEEGVAGNPAPEYQISVISPYVVEAEEAGDSGHVVEVVAGDPAPGYQLSDASPRVHLVEENEEADVSGYVVEEVAGTPAPGNQLSDASPHVDVEEEEAGPSGIQTIRTPLTVDSFKFHQFLGHGAFGKVYLASHRASDQQLAIKMVRKRAFLKKDPEVIFRESQALKTLRKGPLITQLYGTFQSEDYLYFAMEYLSGGDLSKLIDDADVPFDITTLRLFAAQMVIGLEYIHSKGIIHRDIKPENILLDGVGNIKIADFGLAAQNVFGNAMTKGCKGTLLYMAPEVFLEMDYNHTVDYFSMGIVLFIMASFRYPFLKDEEDRFDFDLRSSICCTSPDYTAEMDIMLKDFLKKLLCKSQIRREKLVKNLREEPLFIQIDWKDVESGEARPPFHVEPPQEKPRDTLTVFEITYSEAKRKPRLRAEQQQLFKSFSFASEGW, from the exons atgttgcgctgctgtaaaaggcgaCGCAAActgaacctcaggcttgaggttcagcagccttcagcacagcctgcgaCTGCTACCCCAGGGCCCACACCACCGGCTAGGAGGAGCAGAGCCCACGCAGCTGTGCGTTCcatcagggctttcttgggcagacttttccgctgctgtagacctgcccctTCTACCGGGCGTTCTTCAGGAGCACAGGAATATCTGATATCggatgatttcggtcatgtggaggagggagtagctggGAACCCAGCGCCGGaatatcagatatcggttatttcaccttacGTGGTGGAAGCGGAAGAAGCTG gtgattctggtcatgtggtggaggtagTAGCTGGGGATCCAGCGCCAGGAtaccagttgtcggatgcttcacctCGTGTGCATCTGGTGGAGGAGAATGAAGAAGCTGATGTTTCtggttatgtggtggaggaagtagctgggactcCAGCGCCAGGAAATCAGCTGTCTGATGcttcacctcatgtggatgtggaggaggaagaagctg gcccgagtggaatccagaccatcaggacGCCACTGACTGTGGACAGCTTCAAGTTCCATCAATTTCTCGGACATGGGGCATTTGGCAAG gtttaccttgcttcccatCGAGCCAGTgaccaacagctggccatcaAGATGGTCAGGAAAAGAGCATTCCTGAAGAAAGACCCCGAGGTCATCTTTAGGGAGAGTCAGGCCTTGAAGACCCTTAGGAAGGGTCCCCTCATCACCCAGCTCTATGGTACATTCCAGTCGGAGGATTACCTCTactttgccatggagtacctgagcgggggagacCTGTCAAAACTTATAGATGATGCTGATGTTCCCTTTGACATTACAACCCTAAG ACTATTTGCTGCACAGATGGtcatcggcctggagtacatccactccaagggtatAATCCACcgagacatcaagccggaaaacatccttctggacggagtcgggaataTAAAGATCGCTGACTTCGGTCTGGCAGCACAAAATGTCTTTGGAAATGCCATGACTAAAGGATGTAAGGGGACCTTGTTgtatatggccccggaggtgttcctagagatggactacaACCACACAGTAGATTACTTCTCTATGGGAATCGTGCTCTTTATCATGGCGTCCTTCAGGTACCCATTCCTGAAGGATGAGGAGGATAGGTTTGATTTTGACCTCAGATCCTCCATTTGCTGCACATCTCCAGACTATACAGCGGAGATGGACATCATGCTGAAAGACTTCTTGAAGAAGCTACTGTGCAAGAGCCAGATAAGGCGTGAAAAACTGgtgaaaaacctgagggaagagccgCTCTTCATCCAGATAGACTGGAAGGACGTGGAGTCCGGAGAGGCACGGCCCCCATTCCATGTGGAACCACCACAGGAAAAACCGAGAGACACACTGACTGTGTTTGAGATCACCTATTCTGAGGCAAAGAGGAAGCCCAGATTGCGAGCTGAGCAGCAACAGCTCTTTAAGTCGTTCTCGTTTGCCAGTGAGGGGTGGTGA